The stretch of DNA taaaatatttattttaacttgttacaaaattgttttaaataatttatatacaaattttagagttggattaaaaataaaaattttataaatttaaatataaaatttgaaaataattttgtaaaaagttaaaataaatatatttaaaatttaaaaaaaaatggactgaaatgtaataaaaataacaaatatatggatcaaattgagattcagacaatgacttgacacatgtcacctgacttgacacgtggcacgtggcatgaataattttcaaaaaaaataaaaaaagtgaaagaaaaattttaaaaataaaaataaaataaaaaattcaaaaaaatgaatagcTGACAGGTGGCACATCATTAACATCGTTAACACCATACTAACAGAATGGATCTAAttgttacatattttaaaaaatatggatttaattgaaactaaaaaaaaaattgtagaacctatttaagatttttgaaaaaaacgtaaggaatattttaaccttacttttattgtaatatttattttagataagttataatttaatattaaccttttattttaataattaatattttttaaaacaatttccATCAAATGTTGGACaacatgttatatttatttagttattcttttatttaaaaccatgaaataaagaataatttatttaaacactACATAAGTAATAGTCTTTCttatatgaaataataataataataataataataataataataataataataattaggaaTGATTTTGGAATGAAGTAACATTTTATGGTAATTTTACAAGTAAAAGCAcgaatttctttattttaattatagataGTAGaagtgaaaaattaattaatgttaatttgtaTGTGAAGTTCTAATCATAAATGGAAAATAATACTGAATATACGATTCACATCTAATAAATGTTTGCATCcactattttatcttttattattcttttttacagatgcaaagttatttttttaatgatgatATTAATCTTAAAAGTGAATGGTCTTATGGGTGAAAATAAAGTTGTTGTAAAGctcaaagttaaaattatatttactcttTTCATTGATACTATTCTGGTGTATTTTCTAATTACGTGAAATTATAATTAGACTAACATTATATCAGTAGGATTCAGTAATGGAaagagaataatttattttcattttccatAAAGATAACAACAACAGATTCTCATGCATAATTGATAACTAACATTTTCCATAAGTTAGATCCTTCAAGCTTATCAACTAACCAGTagaaaaaactaagaaaatgaTTGAGATCATATTTTGACACTGAAAGAATTTCAATTGagtatttcaaatttcaaaatatacaattgAAGTAAATCTTacaatttcaagttaaaacaaaaGTGTTCTTTGTAACTGTACCATAAAACAATTGTTGGCCGTGTCAAGATACTATGTTAAGAGTACATTGTCATGCTCCCTTGTTGTGTTTTGCTTTAGTGAGAGTTTTAATCATGCCCTTTGCAATCTTCCAGAACCAAAATATGTTCATCACTGCCAACACAGAAGGCACCATAATCAAGGTGTAAAAGCCAAAAAGAAACACCTCCTGCACCTGAAATCAACCATGTAGAGTTTTTGATTCAGTGCAATGAAGAAGGAAAACTGTGAAGACTTATGTAACAGGGTCACAGGGTATCATAGAGCACATGCTAACCTCAACCAAACGGGTCCATATATGGTAAAAAAGGAACATGAACAAGAAAATCCTTGCAACCTACCACAGAGAACACAATAATTAAGGATAGAAATTCAAGGGGTTGAAATCACTCTGCATAAAATGTTCAGTAAGATCTAACTGGTTTTGtaagaatttggattctctgttaaattttttcttattgttcCTTCAAAATAATATGATGGTTACtgttttaaagttttcaaatatattaaaataaatttaaactatcaagttaatgtatttttaatgtttaacagAATACAGCATCAGAACATTTAATAAAGGATCTGGACTCGTTTTGTACATGAAACTACCAAGAAAAGTAGTTCCATAACAACTAACGGAACCAACTAAAACCAAAAGTCACAACAAAAGTTTGACATTCGTGCTAACATTTATTGTAAGGACTAAATTTCTGCATTTGGTGTTGAAAATCAAATAGCTTCAGCATTTTCAGATCCATGTTTTGGTTGGATGGCACATACTTATCTGtatattttatcattacaaTGTTCTGAACAGTATACTTGTAAGGAATAATCTAAGTCCACGACCGATAAACTCAATGTTTCGAGATTTTAGGTTAAAAGTAGTGTTATGGTTAAAAACTAAAGTCGCTTATATATAACCTCTCTTAGATGGAACTTCCTTGAAAAATCCCATCAATACTTAACCTACTTAGCAGGAATTAGAGTCAGGTCAAGAGTAAAATTATCAGACAGTAGTAGTACCAACCACCCGAGGAACAATGCAATGCCATTCCAAATGTAAAGTTTGGAACTCTTAAGGCCAGCAATATCCAAGTACCTATATATAAAACTAATGTTATAAGTAATGTTGACAAAAAGTACATGAAGGTAAATGAAATTCTGAACAAGAGATTTACCATCTAAGATTTACAAAAGGAGTAGTACTCTCAGAGAAAAGAACCATTAGTATGTAGATATGAACTTGACCAGTTAGCAAGGATAGTGTAATGGAACCTATGGATAACCCATGGTGTAGAACCTAAACATTGAAAGTAAAAGATGTGCAAAAGgataagattaaaataatttatcagataGTGCATTGATATTATTgctaatgttttaatatatctACTTACATATTCAAGCCCTCCTAAAGCTGGAAAGTTCCAAAGAATCATAGCCAGATCTGTTAGAAAATAACCAATAGAAATCTGTGCAGGGAAGTGTAATGAAAACCCAAAACAGAACAAGTTAACAGTCATAAACAAATCACAAATAGTATCATCACAGATAGAATCTTAACAACAATGTTTCAAAACAAGTGAAATTTTGTTATGAGACTAACAACTAAAATTTGCTTGTATCTTCAACTTACCCCTAATACTGTTTCTGATAACCTTGATGATTTAGTAATAACTACATCGTTCTGTGAATTCGCATTGAATACATCTGATAAGAAAATGAGGTAGAAAGATGCAGATGATACAAAAAGAGCATGAAATGTAGAGAATCCCCTGCATTGCAAATTATGTTAATACtcagaaaatattagttaaTCAATATGCAACTATGCAAAAACACTTCACCTGTTATTCCATTCAATTTTCTCTGCACTGCTCAATTTGCCATATTTCTTGATCAACAAAGAACTCAAAATAGCAGTTGATGTATAAGCCTTCAAGAAGGAACAGAACAATCAGGCTTTAAAATTGCCAACAAAAAGTTCTTGATTACAACTAGTCATTCTTGGAATTAACCCCTTTCAGATAAAACTGAACATATGTTTCAGAAATTGAAGAGGGAACAAACAGAAACTCCATTCATAAATCTCACACAGAACAGAACTAATGAAGAATCTGAGTTTACTTACAATAAGACAGAAGATTATGCCAGAGAAGATAGATGCCAGCCATAGCACGACTTTGGTTGGACTAGCATACTCGTAAAAGGAGAATGAACCAAAAGAAGAAGTGGATTCCATGAAGCCCTTTTGTTCAGATTTTCTGTATCAAACCAAACATCACCGAAGACATGACATGATATGAAAAGTATATTCTATTATAAGGGAGAGATACGATAATGGTGTTGGAGGAGTCTCTCCTCacaacaaatacaaaaacatgtccATAATAATTCGTAAGTCAATTATTTTGTGT from Vigna unguiculata cultivar IT97K-499-35 chromosome 8, ASM411807v1, whole genome shotgun sequence encodes:
- the LOC114193525 gene encoding transmembrane protein 56-like isoform X1, yielding MESTSSFGSFSFYEYASPTKVVLWLASIFSGIIFCLIAYTSTAILSSLLIKKYGKLSSAEKIEWNNRGFSTFHALFVSSASFYLIFLSDVFNANSQNDVVITKSSRLSETVLGISIGYFLTDLAMILWNFPALGGLEYVLHHGLSIGSITLSLLTGQVHIYILMVLFSESTTPFVNLRWYLDIAGLKSSKLYIWNGIALFLGWLVARIFLFMFLFYHIWTRLVEVQEVFLFGFYTLIMVPSVLAVMNIFWFWKIAKGMIKTLTKAKHNKGA
- the LOC114193525 gene encoding transmembrane protein 56-B-like isoform X2 — encoded protein: MESTSSFGSFSFYEYASPTKVVLWLASIFSGIIFCLIAYTSTAILSSLLIKKYGKLSSAEKIEWNNRGFSTFHALFVSSASFYLIFLSDVFNANSQNDVVITKSSRLSETVLGISIGYFLTDLAMILWNFPALGGLEYVLHHGLSIGSITLSLLTGQVHIYILMVLFSESTTPFVNLRWYLDIAGLKSSKLYIWNGIALFLGWLQGFSCSCSFFTIYGPVWLRCRRCFFLAFTP